Proteins encoded by one window of Musa acuminata AAA Group cultivar baxijiao chromosome BXJ2-9, Cavendish_Baxijiao_AAA, whole genome shotgun sequence:
- the LOC135623643 gene encoding uncharacterized protein LOC135623643, producing MPFQMKVRPIDSEGAIAFAPRSDPWKAAAKSRLKRLLERQFPSVLRPSLAEKLAGSGDWREKEREEDGGDVEPSSVCLDTMVLSFIENGNHEKPPRGRCNCFNASFDDSSDDGFDARDGDASGSSSPTGDAAESIEGLVPCASVAERNLLADASKILEKARNSKNKDVCRRMVVDGLRSLGYDAAICKSRWDKSPSFPAGEYEYIDVVVDGGDRLLVDVDFKSEFEVARPSKSYRAVLHHLPSVFVGRPERLQSIVALASEAGRQSLKKKGLHVPPWRQPEYTRAKWLSPYQRTTAMEAKEESASGGVKSGRGSGIIPCSISAVNFSGEFEESGVGKLGDDSPVATAVAKKKTEVAASPWRPSPARPTAAGVKAITGLALVL from the exons ATGCCGTTCCAGATGAAGGTTCGGCCGATCGATTCGGAAGGGGCGATCGCTTTCGCGCCGAGAAGCGACCCGTGGAAGGCCGCGGCCAAGTCGAGGCTGAAGCGGCTCCTCGAGCGGCAGTTTCCGAGCGTCCTGAGGCCCTCCCTGGCCGAGAAGCTCGCTGGCTCCGGAGACTGgagggagaaggagagggaggaggacggTGGCGACGTCGAGCCGAGCTCGGTGTGCTTGGATACGATGGTCCTCAGCTTCATTGAGAACGGTAACCACGAGAAGCCGCCGCGGGGCCGTTGCAACTGCTTCAACGCCAGCTTCGACGACAGCTCCGACGACGGCTTCGATGCCCGCGATGGCGATGCCTCGGGCTCCTCCTCTCCCACGGGAGACGCGGCCGAGTCAATCGAG GGTTTGGTACCCTGCGCGAGCGTAGCGGAGCGAAATCTCTTGGCGGATGCGTCAAAGATCCTCGAGAAGGCGAGGAACTCGAAGAACAAGGACGTTTGCCGAAGGATGGTGGTCGACGGGCTTCGATCCCTCGGCTACGATGCCGCAATTTGCAAGTCACGGTGGGATAAAAGTCCCTCCTTCCCGGCCG GGGAGTACGAGTACATCGACGTGGTCGTCGACGGCGGTGACCGCCTCCTTGTGGACGTGGACTTCAAATCGGAGTTCGAGGTGGCGCGGCCCAGCAAGTCGTACCGCGCGGTCCTCCATCACCTGCCGTCCGTGTTCGTCGGACGACCCGAGCGGCTACAGTCGATCGTCGCCCTCGCGTCGGAAGCGGGGCGGCAGAGCCTGAAGAAGAAGGGCCTCCATGTTCCGCCGTGGAGGCAGCCCGAGTACACGAGGGCCAAGTGGCTTTCCCCCTACCAGCGGACGACCGCCATGGAAGCCAAGGAGGAGTCGGCGAGCGGAGGGGTGAAGAGCGGCCGCGGCAGCGGCATAATCCCCTGTTCGATCTCGGCCGTCAATTTTTCTGGCGAGTTCGAGGAATCCGGCGTCGGAAAGTTGGGGGATGACAGCCCTGTTGCGACGGCAGTAGCAAAGAAGAAGACCGAGGTGGCAGCTTCGCCATGGCGGCCGTCGCCAGCGAGGCCGACGGCAGCAGGGGTTAAGGCCATCACCGGCCTTGCTTTGGTCCTCTAA